The genomic segment CTAGCAGTATTACTCTGCAACCAATATGTGATAGCTCGCTCAGTTCTTTACACAACACAACAAAGCCAAGATCATGTATtgaatttataaagaaaaatcaGGTTGATATAACAATATATACTCCAGCAATAATAAAGCCACCAATGAAAAATCAAAGATGAGATACcaacaaatataaatataatacatACCTTGATGCATTGATTCCTTTGAATATCGCAAACGGGATAATCGTGGGGGCAACAGTGAAGATGGTCTTCACAGCAAACAGCAGAGTTAAGGCCACAGCACTTCCAGGACAAGCATATCCCAATGAAGCGATGAGCGCAACAGCAGGTTTCTCCCTCTCCACACCGAGAGAACAGATCACACTTAGTAGGACCTGGCGCGGGCGATGGAGGCGGGTTGGGGCTAGTCTTCGTCGGGTATGAAGCTAGCATGTTAATACCACAGATTCCTTGAGAATTCCCATTGTTACGCTCTATGTGGATATAGCCATCCATTCCCCATTGTCTTCCCCACGAGTTCTTGACAATCCAATAGTCCACTCCATTTTGTGAGTCGTATCCCACGATTAACACAGCATGGTCCAAAGAGGTTGAACAAGGGCCTTTAAAAATCCCCTGCCAAATCAAACAACTAGAAAATCGTCAAACTATAATGGTTGTTTGATGTATCCACCTGATCTATTGACCACCTTTGGAAACAAACCTTGGAGTAAAGCTGAAAAGCTCTCTCGCTACCGCATATGCCTACGCTCACTGGTTGAGCTGCCACAGCTTGTAGTAGCTGCTTCTCATTGCTTGGGGCCACATCAGTATAGCCATCAATTGTCACAACATGTCTTTTTAACTGCAGCATAGGATACCAAATTGTAAAGAATTGATTAGAGTAAATATGATTATGACACAAGAGCTTGAGAGCAGAAAACTTGTCCTAACCTTTGCCTTATTGCAGGTAGTTTCCCGACGTTCGTAAGGGTAGTCTTCTTCAGTGTCGATTCCATGGTTATCGATTACAAATTGAAAAGCATAGTCCATGAGCCCACCATTACAGCCATTGTTGAAACTTCTGTCACAATCAACTAACTCTTGTTCAGAGAGACTCACTAGAGATCCGGTTACAATCTTATTGATACCTTCAATAGCACCTGTTGCTGAGAAAGACCAGCAAGCACCTACACCATTGGGAAGTAACGTTCACATCATTCATTGTTACAGTCACAACCTTGGGAGAGTTTGTCAAAAAAATTTAACATCTTATGATATTTAGTGCAACGAGGATAAATTACCAGGTGAGAGCATACACTTGAGTAAATTGTTTCAAAATAGAAACATTCTTTAACTGACAAAAATTTACTCTTTCGCTTTAGGCTTACAAATAAATCCCTAAGAACAAGATGCCCAAATCAGTTTGAGTTTAGAGAATTTGCATACCGAATCACAATATTATAGTTGGGATCTCTGATCCACTAGTTAGCACTTCAGTAATTAAGAACTATTCAGTCGAAAAATCAAACCACCATGTTACGAAAATACATACAAAGCCAAAAGTTTCAAGCAATATTGCATATAAAACGACAGAACAGTTTTATGCAAACAAAGCtaggaaaaaagaagaagaaaaaaaagagcgAAATTTTTCACAAAGACTAGATTCTAGGAATTGGATCTTGAAGACCACAGATATGAAGTGTATTAATACTATAAAAAGATTATCAAAACACAAATAATTGCATACCACAACTGGCTTGATCTTTTACATTGGTGACAGCCCCTTTCTTTCTCCAATCCAGCGAAGCAGGGATGTCCCTCACTTGAAGGGTCTCAGTCTCTGAGGTTGAACTCGGTCTAGGCTGAGAGCTGAGAAAAGGAGAAAAGCCTAAACGAGAGGCCTTAAACTCGTGGTGGGTTAGATCAGCAAAGGCATTTAGAGAAAGGGTATAAGAAGAATTGGGCATTTGATTGTGTTTGCTAACGAAGGCCATATTGTCCTCAAACACACGAAGCCTGTAAAGCCTTTCTTCCTCTGAAGAGTATGATTTACCATGTTTCTCACACCAAGACTCGAAGAGTTGGGATGTAGAGAGAGAaggcgaagaagaagaagaggaagaagaaagagaaaggcgGGAGTGAATAAGAAGAGAGAGCAAAAAGAAACAGAGGATTTTCATTGAGATTTTTTTGGGGGTTCGTCTTTGACTGTTGATTGGTTTTTGGTATCTAAGATTGTGGAGAACCACATAAGACTCTACAACTTGGCTTTGTTGGGTTTATCTGTAAGACTGGAATCCTCTGGTCCGACCCAGGCTCCTAAAATAGGGTATGACCGTTGAAAAACATAGGAAATTAGTGAAAAGCTTTTGCCTTTTTAACTTTTCCATTGCTACTTTCCATTTTAGTTAACATCATTTGGTTTGAACATGTGCGGATTACAACCTATCTCATAATGaccttatttaaaataaataaataaataatgttaaatatcCCATGCAATGCATACTAATACCTACTAATTATTATATATGCTCTATAACTATTTATCCCCAAAATatgtcttttttttatttattggactCAATTTCCCATCCTATTAATATTCTTcatttctctctctaaaactaTCTCTCAAACTCTCTCAACCCCTCTCCCATTCTCTTCCAATATGGCACCAACACAACCACTCCACGTTGCCAGTGCCATTAACTTCGTCTTCTCAATTGAAGCCACCAACATCCACCATGGGCTACCCCACCTCCACCAACATGAATCATCGAAATTGTATGTTCTACatacaaattttaaaattttacatGATCTATTATAGTAGATCTAAAacaaataccaaaattaaaaaaaaatcatctgaaacggacatttgagtgaaaagatatgaacttccaaagttttcgtcaaattttagCGCAGAGCATCAATATTGCGTCGAAAAAATATCGTTTTGACCAAAAATCAAATTTGCATGATTACATAGTAAGAGCATCGAAACAATATCGATATtgcattgattttgcatcgaaaatatatcgttttgaccaaaaaatcaagttttcataattgtatcgcaagagcatcgattttgcatctAAAACACattgttttggcaaaaaaaaaatcaatttttcatGATTGGATCGCAAGAACATCGAAACAACACCtcgaaaaagcatcattttggcaaaaaaaaatcaagttttcatgattgcatcgcaagagcttCGAAATagcattgattttgcatcgaaaaaaatcgttttggccaaaaatcaaacgatgcaatcatgaaaacttgatttttggctaaaacgatgctttttcgatgcaaaattgatgttgtttcgatgctcttgcaatgcaatcatgaaaacttgatttatttatttttttgccaaaatgatgttttttcgatgcaaaattgatattgtttcgatgctcttgcgatccaatcatgaaaacttgattgttttttttgtttgccaagataatgttttttttatgcaaaatcgatgttgtttcgatgct from the Humulus lupulus chromosome X, drHumLupu1.1, whole genome shotgun sequence genome contains:
- the LOC133804826 gene encoding low-temperature-induced cysteine proteinase; protein product: MKILCFFLLSLLIHSRLSLSSSSSSSSPSLSTSQLFESWCEKHGKSYSSEEERLYRLRVFEDNMAFVSKHNQMPNSSYTLSLNAFADLTHHEFKASRLGFSPFLSSQPRPSSTSETETLQVRDIPASLDWRKKGAVTNVKDQASCGACWSFSATGAIEGINKIVTGSLVSLSEQELVDCDRSFNNGCNGGLMDYAFQFVIDNHGIDTEEDYPYERRETTCNKAKLKRHVVTIDGYTDVAPSNEKQLLQAVAAQPVSVGICGSERAFQLYSKGIFKGPCSTSLDHAVLIVGYDSQNGVDYWIVKNSWGRQWGMDGYIHIERNNGNSQGICGINMLASYPTKTSPNPPPSPAPGPTKCDLFSRCGEGETCCCAHRFIGICLSWKCCGLNSAVCCEDHLHCCPHDYPVCDIQRNQCIKSNTASNSTEALEHRSNFAKPARWGSLVEGWIL